TGCGCTTCAGGCGGCAGCTCTTTGCCAGGATCCAGGGAAACTACGGAGTCTATCGCACCTGGGTCCGCTCGGGGAGCCGGGGGCTTAACTCGGGCTGCACTTGTCCCTCCGAGGGGTGGCCGTGCAAGCACGTCCACGCCCTTGAGCACACGTGCCGCGCCAATCCCCGGAGCTTCTTCGATGCGGACGGCTTTCTCAAGACGCTCGCGAGCCGGCCGAAAGCTGAGCTGGTTGAGGCCATCGGTCGGCTCATCGCGCGGGCCCCCGAGGGGCTCGCCGCTCCTGGCGTCAAGGGCTTCGAGGACGAGGAGCCCGAGGACCTGGCGGCTGAGGAAGAGGACGACGAGTGGCGGTGAGGAGGCCGGCCGCATGACAGAGCCTGGCACGCCTTCCCTTGACGACCTGATCGAAGAGATCACGACCTGGCCTGCCGGGATGCCGGTCCGCGCGATGGAGCGGGTGCTGGCTATGGGAGAGACCGCGATCCCTACCCTCGCTGAAACCCTCGCCCACTGGCAGGACGAGCAGGAGCGCGACCTGCTGTGGCCAGTCGTCCTCCTCGGCGAGCTCAGGCACCCCTCAGCAATTGAGCCGCTGATCAGCCAGATGCGCCGGACAGACGATGAGACCCTGGCGCTGGCCGCGGTCGAGGCGCTGACCAAGATCGGCCCGCGGGCGGTGCCGGCCCTGCTCGAGATCGCCGGAGCGCCTGACCCGCTGCTCCGGGTGCACGCCTACGCGGGCCTGGGCTGGATCCCGGACGATCGGAGCCATGCCGCCCTGCTGGAGGCCCTCGACCGCGACCGTGAGCTCGGAGACGTGGCCGCCATGGCCCTGGGAGATCAGGGACGGCCCGAAGCTATCCCGGCGCTCTACG
This Candidatus Rokuibacteriota bacterium DNA region includes the following protein-coding sequences:
- a CDS encoding SWIM zinc finger family protein → MTHRVRFRRQLFARIQGNYGVYRTWVRSGSRGLNSGCTCPSEGWPCKHVHALEHTCRANPRSFFDADGFLKTLASRPKAELVEAIGRLIARAPEGLAAPGVKGFEDEEPEDLAAEEEDDEWR